The sequence tttttttttttttttttttttttttttgtagtaaaaaaaaaaaactcttactTTATTTCAATTTGTAGATGACAGCATTTTGTATGCCAATCACATCTACATTTTTGGCACTACTAGCTCCAATTTTTAATGTTTACTGCaacttttttatcattattattcgccACATAATGTTTTATACTTTGTCTCAGTCTTAATTTTATAATTTGAAATGTAACTTTGAATACTCCGATAAACAACTTTTGACTTCGATCATCACCATGTTGTCTTTAGTCACTTAcccttttctttgttttttttttcttgatTTCAACTGGATGATAGTGGTTTATTTAAAGCTTAAACACTGCACCCACCTTTTTTATTTCCTCTAATAAAAACATTGCACAATAAATATTGTGTTTTGTAAAAATATTGAAGAAATGCGTCGCTTACTTGAAGGTTTTAATACACATATTATCATCATCTTCTTACTATTTTAATTAAGTTACCATGTTTGCATTAAGAAACATATACTATGTTGTAATACATATTAAGCATTTGAAACCTTGGATATAGATATTGATTGTAACATCACTTGTGGATGTTTTGCAGCAATATCGTCTAATGAAGATAGCTCCGCTAAGAAACACCATTCATCGCCCATGTTGTTTTTCCTTGGAGGGCTAATTGTGCTGCTAATATTGTTGATTATCTTATACTTTTTCTGGAAATTTGTCAGACCAGCACAACTTAAAAAGTCCGAAAAGCGTGAAAACATGTGCAAAGGTTGTGACTTTATCATGCTGTTTTCAACTATATTTTTATCAAGTATTTGTGCTAAACCTATGCTAGTTGAACTGATCATTTTTTTTGTGGCTTCAAAAGGTTATTTCAGTGGAAACCTTAGGACGATAAGCTGTTTTACATTCCAAGCGCTAAAGAAGGCGACTAAAAACTTCCATGAATGTAACTTTCTTGGAAAAGGTGGTTTTGGGCCCGTCTATTTGGTAAGTTTTTCCTTAAACGATACTAACTAATAGAGTAATAATCGTTGTTCAACCAGTAAAAACGAAAAAATGAAAATCGACAAGTAGCATAACTACTTACATTAAGGGGAGGCGATTCATGAATTTTGAGAAATGAtggatgatttttatttttttttgttaacgaggaaccctcctatgaacgagcacattgactcCCCATACCAGGTAACCTCAGACATCGGGGAATCCAGGTGTCACCCCGATGACAGGTAAATCACCTTCCACTGTAAATCCCTAATTAGGCTCCAGAGGACATTGTCAAGGATTGAACCCAAGACCTACAGCTTCACTAGGAGTCCTGGTGGCCACTTGAGCAAAGCCCAAGTGGTTTGGATGATTTATTAATGGCTTAATGGACTTTATGATGATTTATTAACTACAAAATGAAAATCGACAAGTAATATATATGATTTTACGTGTTATTATAGGGTAAGTTACAAGATGGGAGACTAGTTGCGGTAAAGAAACTTTCTCTTGATAAATCACAACAAGGAGATGCAGAATTTTTAGCAGAGGTGCAAATGATCACTAGCATACAACACAAGAACCTTGTACGTCTTCTTGGTTGTTGCTCCGAGGGACCTCAAcgaatacttgtatatgaatacatGAAGAACAAGAGTCTTGACCTCATAATTTATGGTACGAGTTTATTAAAAATCCCTTTCCGTTACACGTTAACTTCCTTTTAGATGCTAGAGGTGACAAACTATGTGGGTTTGGTAACGGGTCAAATGGGGCTGTGTCAAAATCGTTAGCTTAAATGAGGGCCAAAATGGGTCTGGTTGGATCGGGTTAGATACTAGAGATGACAAACTGTGTGGATTTGCATCGTTTAGCTTAACCCATTTGACCCCTTAGAGATTAAATTTAACCCAAATTAACCCATTTAAATGGGCTGAAATTGCCACCTCTACTTGCTTCTTAAGTACAAAAATTGCTATGTTGGGCTGTCACTTCCCTATGTCCAGTGCACTGTGCACTAATCGATGGAAAATGTATGATCGTAGTAATTGTAGTTTACACTCATCGTGTGATATCTAAAATGTTCGATGAAACACATATATACATGGTTTACGACAAGTTTCATCACTAAAATAAAAAACGCATTGAATTCCCAAGTCAGTATGACCCATACCGGTGTTTCGATCAAACAGGCCAGAACAATCAGTACCTGAACTGGAGCACACGTTTTCAAATAATTTTGGGTATTGCTCGGGGATTACAGTACCTACACGAGGACTCACACATCAGAATCGTACACAGAGATATCAAAGCCAGTAACATTCTTCTTGATGCTAAGTTTCAACCTAGAATCGGAGATTTTGGCCTCGCAAGGTTCTTTCCTGAGGATCAAGCTTATCTCAGCACAGCATTTGCTGGCACACTGTAAGTTAATAATCCTAAAATATAAAACTATAATCATCACTTAAAGTATAATGCGTGTATTATTTATTTGTAGTGGTTATACAGCCCCGGAATACGCTATTAAAGGAGAACTATCCGAAAAAGCTGACATATACAGTTTTGGAGTTCTGGTTCTCGAAATTATTAGCTGCAGGAAAAATACTGATCTTACTTTACCATTAGAAATGCAATACCTTCCTGAATATGtaagctttattttttttttactaatattcgaTTCTAAATCGTCAAACAATAatgaaatataataattttatttatttatgtttcttTGATGGCGATAGGCGTGGAAGATGTACGAAAAGTCAAAGATGGACAATCTTATAGATCCGAGAATGCAGAACGATGGTTATGTGGAGAAAGATGTAATGCAAACGATTCGTGTGGCTTTATTATGCCTTCAACCTCATGCAAACTTAAGACCGCCGATGTCAGAGATTGTATCGATGCTGACGTGGAAGGTCGAAATGGTTAAGTCACCGATAAAACCAACGTTTTTGGAAGGAGGAAGACGCACGAAGGTTGATGATAAGCAAACTTGGGAAGTCATCTCGGATTATTTCCCTTCTTCTATCATAAGTGAATCACCTAACTTGACCCAACCTCCAAACTCTATAGATTTCAGCGTTAGCCAAAGCATTTCAACCAACTTTGGTACGAATTTGGTCTGAGAAggatttatttgttttttttttttacataatatATTTCTTCGTAGGATTTTTTTAAACTCTGTACTTCATCTAAGCTTGTAAATGAGTGGCATCTCTTGATAGAACATAAAGCATAAATGTATGTACCATCTATTAGTGTGTATTTgtgtattgtgtatatatatattaattaaaaacggcAAATAGTTCAAAAAGGTAAAGTAAAAGAAGAAGCTTAAGTTAATGTAAAAATGTTCGTTAAGGACATCTCAACTGTGAAAATATCATAAAACGAAACTCAACTTAATGCAAAAAAGAATCCCATCACATAAAACTTGTAGACAATTCAAAAATACCAGAAGAAGCAGTTCTTATTACAAAATTATGCGTGTGGTTAACTGGACATATCCTACGCATAACATAAGAAAATAGAAGGGTTATTTCTTTTAATGCTCAAACTTGAAGGTCTTAAATATAACTTTGTTATTGGGTTGTACTCAAGGtcgaaaaagacgcgagacgggatcAAGACGGTCAGGACCTTGAAACGTTGAGacagggtcgagacggacgttgaccagtttgtacctataatcgttattatcgttaatataataaaaaaaaaagtaacaCTAAAATATGTCAATTTTGATCGATTTGACCGATTTTAACCAAACTTTTGACTTTTGACCTCCTTCGACTCGACTTTTTccgcatttgacctgacttttgatcGTTGATCGACTTATTAAAAGACGGGACGGGGTCGAGGAGGGCTAGTTACCAAAACACCGCGTCGCAACGGAACACTGGCCGTACCAATTAAACTACGGAGTACAGTAGTAATTAGTAAAGTGTAAACTCTGAGCAAGTTTTTAAATGTTGCCCTTAAGATGTAAGTTGTTCTTTTTTAACCCTAAAAAAGcaaaactaaataaaaataaataagataCAGCCATTAAAAAAAAACGGTTGTTTCCTTTTGTGGTAGGATGACGATTGTTCTTCATGAACATTCCATATTTCTCGCCTTTCTCTGAAATTTTTATCTCTTCTCTCCAATTTTCCTCTGTTTCTCGATTCTGTTTATAACATGCTCCGAATGATTTCGCACGTTTTGATTGGATTAACACGTTCATAACTACAGGTAATGTAGTAATTCATAAGAATATGTTACGCATTTGTCGATTTGTTATTTGCATCGGTACATAATAATAAATTATTTTTAAATTCATGCCGATTTTAGGTTTTGTGTGACGTTTGATATCGTAAGTTTTACGCATTTATATATCTGATTAATATAAACTGTGAAAATGCTGTGAATTTCATTTTACGTGAAGTTGGTGACGTTGGGATGAAGATTTAACGAAATGTTGCTGATTAGGGCAtagtttattctataataatagaCAATACATGAGATTATTGtatcatattaataattattatctgGTAATGTGTATATCATATGACTTAATTAAtgaacttaattaattaataattattatctgGTAATGTGTATATCGCTTATGCTCTTCTCGGGTTTTAGTACTGAACAGGCAAATTGAAGGAAGCATAAAGTAACAGCAAAATGTCTGTTTCTATGAAAGAAGTTGATCCAGCCTTTCAAGGAGCTGGGCGAAAACCGTATCCTTTGTCTTATCATCATTAGTTACTCTTAATAGACAATTTTATTTTACATACAAGTTAGCTTCGTTAAAAAATAAAATGCCTATATATAAAATATTGAAGAAAGCTATATATAAAAAGAAATCATACAACAAGTAAAGCAATTAATTATGATTTAGTATGTGGGTAGATTATCGGATTTTTCTATATGGACGTTCTCCTTGACAATTCATAGAGGAATTGAGGTATGGCGTATCGAGAATTCTAACCCGGTAGCTGTCCCAGAGGCTTCTTATGGTAAATTTTTTACAGGGGAAACCTATATGATATTAAAGGTGCGTTCTCTTAttatcttattataataatctgatCATTTGATTTGATTGTTGGCTGTCATTATTAGATTATGTGCATTGCAATGGCATCTTTTGATTTTACTAAATTCTGCATTTTCCATTTATTTTACAGACCAGTCCTTCAAAAAGTGGCACCTTCCGCTATGACATTCATTACTGGGTAGGTAAAGATGCAAGTGAGGTGAGTTTTGACACAATACGTTTTTTAACTTCACGAATTTGTTTGTTTTTGTAACACTTGTTATTTTCCATCGTCAAAGGGTGAAGCTGGAATTGTAGCCATAAAAACGCTTGAACTAGATGCAGCTGTTGGAGGACGAGCTGTTCAGTACCGTGAATTACAAGGTCATGAAAGTGACAGATTTCTATCTTGCTTTAAACCATGTATTATACCTGAAGAAACTGaacctcaagaacacaaaaatcgcATGTTTGTTTGCAAAGGAAAGCACGTGGTTCATGTACAAGAGGCATGTATCTCTTATACTTGTACCATCGCTAGTCAATacatatatatgatcatgtatatcatatataatataatttataacttATTGAATGCAGGTTCCTTTGGCTCGATCTTCACTCAACCATGATGCCATCTGTATATTAGACAGTAAAAATAAGATTTTTCAGTTCAATGGGTCAAATACTTTGATACAAGAAAGGGCTAAAGCATTAGAAGTTGTGAAATATATTAGAGATACTTACCATCGTTCGAAATGTGATATGGCTACAATTGGTAAGTGGATATTAGATTATGTAAATTTTATAAATAAGTTTAGAATATTGAAATCTTGTTTTTGGTTTCATGAATAGAGGATGGGATGCTGATGGGTGATGCTGAAGCTGGTGAATTTTGGGGTTTCTTTGGTGGATTTGCACCTCTTCCAAAGAAAACCGCAACCAATGATGCTCAAAGTACCGACACTTTTCCTAATCAGctattttggtaatatatatatatttttttttgaataTTTTTTCTTTAGAAAAACTGAAATAGATTCTGCTAAATTGTTTTATTTACTTGAAACTTGATAAATGTTAATTAGTTATCCGGTTATGTGTCTGAAAATGTATGACGCTTTACCCAAAACTCTCTTCTATGTATCCAACTTTAAAAGTTTCTAATGCATCTATCAAACGCTCCACATTAGGTAACTTGTATCCATCTTTGTGTGCATGCAATGACTTCATTAGCTAACCAGTTTCAATTTCTTCCGCCACGTCTCTGGTTTACAAGTTACAAAAGAACTTAAGATAAATTCTGATACATATCAGATACCTAACTCTTGTATATATCCCCAAAAACATTTGAGCATTTTACTCAGAGTCCTGACAAGCTTTGTGTTTGGTATACCAGTGTGAACAAAGGGAAGGCAGAACGTGTTGCGGCTGATTCGTTGACAAAGAAACTACTAGATACACACAAATGCTATTTTCTGGACTGCGGATCAGAAATTTATGTGTGGGTGGGACGAAGTACTCCTTTTGATGAACGGAAAGCTGCAAATGGAGCTGCAGAAGTACAattcatataattatatttatcatAGATTGTTTTAATAATGTACGTATCTAATTTCAACTTATTTTGCCCTATTATATAGGAACATCTACGTGACCAGGAAAGGCCAAAATCTAAGATAATCCGCATGATTGAGAATTTTGAGACGGTATCTTTTCGGTCAAAGTTCAATTCGTGGCCTCAACCTGGTGATGTGGTAGCATCTGAGGAGGGTAGAGGCAAGGTGGCTGGTTAGTTATGCTATACTTTTTAACAAATTATTGTGATGGATTATACTTGAAAATTAATAGTTACAAATCTTTGAATGTTTGTGCTTGGTGTTTTATAGCACTCTTAAAACGCCAAGGGCTCGATGTTAAGGGTTTGGTTAAAGGTGCTCCCGAAAAGGAAGAACAACAGGAGGACCCTGAACCGTATATAGATTGCAGTGGAACCTTGCAGGTTTTACAAATTTTATTTCTTTAACAaagatataaaatattaatatgtcAGCTTTATAACATATTAATGTATTGCTAACATGGTTTCTTAGGTGTGGTGTGTGAATGGTCAAGAGAAGAGTCTCTTGTCAGAAACGGATCAGTCAAAACTTTACACCGGAGATTGCTATATCTTTCAATATACGTACTCTGGAGACGAACAAGAAGAGTGCCTTATAGGGACGTGGTTTGGAAAGAAAAGTGTAACGGTAATTCTTTTGCAATTATTTTTCTTCAAATTTTTGTAAACATTGTGTCGATATAATGAACTAATTTACTTTTTTAGCTACCACTTGCGTTAAAACTGCAGTGGTACCCCGGGGTATGGGTTCATGGGATGAGAACGTCGTGGGTTCGAATTCAGGGGGAGTCATCTTCAAATGTGCCTTGTGGGCAATTAATTTGGGGTTTCTCCTAGGGGGTTTTATCTAGATTGTGCCTTCTAGGCAGTTAATCTGGGGTTTCCTCTTGACACGTGGTCCGGATATGATCGGGTGGGTTGCTTCTGGCCCCCGTCATTGACTCCTAACATCATGTGTTAAAAAATGTATTTATTTAGCTAAACATGTGTTGTAGGAAGATAAGGATTCAGCTCACTCACAGGCAAGCAAGATGATTGAGTCAGTCAAGTTCTTGGCAACTCAGGTATTAACTTCTTAGTATTATAATACTGTTTTGTTAATTTTAGCATTTGATATACTCATAACTTGATTTGATGGATCTATAGGCACGTATATATGAAGGACATGAACCTTTACTTTTCAAAGCGATATTTCAGAGTTTTATGATTCTCAAGGTGTGTTTCAACTTTCAACTAACAAGGAAAGAAAGTACATTagcaattatatttttttttttcttcttataatTGTCTGATTTTCAGGGTGGTCTCAGTAATGGATACAAGAAGTACATATCAGATAAGGGATTACCAGATGATACCTATAAAGAAGATGGAATCGCACTATTTCGAGTTCAAGGTTCTGGACCAGAAAACATGCAATCAATACAAGTTGAACCTGTAAGTTACATATATAACGTTGTCCCATATTTTGTTCATCTTTTGCAATCAATACTGTTAATCCTCGAATAATATATCAATTTGGTTTCAATTGGCTCAGGTTGCTTCGTCCTTGAACTCCTGCTACTGTTACATATTACACAAGGATTCACTCGTCTTTACATGGAACGGGAGGCAAACTACCGTTGATGACCAAGAACTTGCTGAGAGACAACTGGATCTCATAAAGGTACACATCAAATGGTTCTTTTTTTCAATCTGTAATGTTTATATCAAGGCATACATTTAATACGTTATATATGTCTCTATATAATTCTAGATGTGTAACTTTGTTAATTCTAGTGACACTCAATGTTCACTTGTAGCCCGATTTGCAAACCAGAGTTCATAAGGAGGGTGCAGAGTCTGATCAGTTTTGGGAAATTTTGGGTGGGAAAAAAGAATATTCTGCTCAAAAGATTCCAACGGAGACTGAAAGTGATCCTCATTTGTTCTCATGCACATTGTCCAAAGGTTATATGAACTCTTTTCATACGAACTATTTTCTCTCCTTTATCATCTTTTACTAactgattctacttttattgtttttttttttttcttctggaaTTTTGCTTGCCCAGGAGATGATATGAAGGTGTGTGTTATTTCATAAGTTAATCCGTTTCTGTTCACTGTTGATAGTTCATGTGTAATTTGATTTATACAAATTGTTGATGCAGGTGACTGAGATATACAACTTTGATCAGGATGATTTGTTGACAGAAGATGTATATATCCTTGACTGTCACACAAGCATCTTTCTTTGGGTAGGGCAAGAGTTTCATTTAAAGACCAAAACACAAGTATTACCTATCGGCGAGGTATTACTTAACCTCTAACTGACATTTTTCTGAAAATTATAAACAGCATGACTTAATTATGTACTAGAATGTTAGACTGTTCTTGGTTTCTAATGAAAAATCGTACACCATCAAATCAATGAAGGAGCAGTTTAAGTATTGAATAAcaaaactttatatatatggatattacaGAAATTTATCAATCGTGATGTTCTTCTTGAGAAATTATCTCTTCAAACTCCTATATTTATCTTAATGGAAGCAAGTGAGCCGCCATTCTTCACACGTTTCTTCAAATGGGATTCAAAAAAGGCTGCAGTAAGTTATATTCGCATGATCTTATATTTGGAGAATACACACAATTTTAAAGTTTGTTACACTTTAATTTCTGTTAACATGTCTACAGATGCATGGAAACTCATTCCAAAGGCGACTCTCTCTTATAAAAGACGGAGGGCTGTCAACTATGAATCTTGTAAGCTACAATTTCTATATATGCCATTTTTTCTCTATATATGCCATTTTATAAGACATAAAAAAGGTAGTATGGCTTCTAATTGTTTTCGTTACGTGCTTAGAAACCGAAAAAGAGAGCACCGGTATCATTTGGAGGACGGTCAGCGTCTGAAAAACCACAACGGTCAAGGAGTGTGTCAGTCAGCTCTGACCGACCACGTGCCCGGGGCAGATCTCCAGCCTTCAATGCCCTTGCTTCCAAGTTTGATAATCCAGGTGGACGGAATCTTTCGACTCCTCCACCACAGCTAAACAAGCTTTATGCCAAATCTGGAGGCACTACTGaaactggtggtggtggtggtggcggcagTTTTGATACGTCTAGAGTTCTTTCCAAGTCCAGGGCTATAGCATCACTAACCGCCTCTTTTGACAAACCAACACGAGAAAAACTTATGCCCCGTTCTGTTAAAGGTAATATTTCCTTTAGTTATCTTAACATATTTAAAGGATTTCTGGAAGTTGTTGTATTATCTTGTAATGTAACAGTGAGTTCCGATTCAACTGCAAAATCTGAGCTGAACTCCAAGGTTAACGTAGCGAGCAGTAGAAAGGAGCCATTACCAGAGAAGGAAGATGTAAAAAAGAATGAGGCTGAAGATGAGGAAGGTGTCACAGTGTACCCATATGATCGTATAACAACATCATCAACTAACCCTGCTCCAGATATTGATGTAACCAAACGAGAGGTACTTTTGTTGCTCAACACTCTTGAAGAAAGTAACTTTAGATTCTTGTACCTCAAGGTGGAAAAATGGGCTGTCGATAGGGTTGGGTAAAGGATAACAACAGTTCAGGTCAAACCCAACGAACTGGGTCATGTTGGGTTGACCAAAAACACTTTAGTTAACTTTTTAATAACATTTACTCTGTGTAGTATGATTATGTATTCATAATACTTCAACACTGtatgttttttttctttctaataaCATGATTTAGGAGGTTTTATGCATTGGATATAAAAATTGGAAGACTTTCAAGACAATTGACATGTTCAACACATTTGATCCTGTTTCATTCTAAGCTGATTTTTTTACTTTGATGCTACACCTTTGATCTATGAAATATAAAAACCCAAGATGGGTTGAAAGTTCCACCTTGACAAGTGACTTAAGTTTCTAAATAATATATGCACAGGTGTATCTGTCGAAGGCTGAGTTTAAGGAGAAGTTTAATATGACGAAAGAGGCTTTCAACAAGATGCCAAAATGGAGACAAAATAAGATGAAAATTTCACTTAATCTTTTCTGAGTCATCTGCACTTCGTTTCAGTGACATATGAAGGAAAGCACTTAATCTAACATCCTTTTGATCAACTGATTAGCAGCTCTTCATCTGAAACCCATAAATTACTCTTAACGTATGCAGTTTTTTTAATATGTTGCAGCTGATCCATTTTTTATTCTTCCACTAGTCTGATATGATATAGGGGTCCGCATTATTCTAGGACTAGTTACCACCATTctgtatatcacatatttttgttccGTTTCTTATTTCTGTTAGTTGATCAATCTTTTGAATGGAAGGTTATAAGGAACAAAGTGAGTGTAAAAAACCTGTCATTTTTTCAGTAATAAAATTCGATTATGCTTTTCTAGCGAAAAGTGACGTTTCAATTGGGATATCTGCACCATTTTTTTCTGCAGGTTGATTGAACTTTGTTACGCAGGAAATGGTTGTGTTGTGTGTTAATGTTTGTATGGACCCAAAGTTtcatgagacatgtatataacaggTTCAATTCGTGAAACACTGTATTCTGTAATCTGTAATATACATGAATACATACATAATTGGTCTTAAGAGAATTTGAATTACAAGCAACTTTGCATAATTTTGTTAAACATTTGGAATCAAACAATGTACAACAACGGAATTATTTTGCAGCATACATATCCGTATCAAATAAGCCTTATTCGCATAAGACGTACCCACAAAGGAATTCAAAAGTACGTATCGTTGCCGATAGGAAGCAGGAAAACAGTTAAAATTAAGCCGGTCGCCGGACACATGGATGACGTACAAGTCACCTGGACGATGGCCGGATAAGCATACGACCGGGCAAAAGCCGGATAAATAGTGAGCCATTTAGAAGCTAGCCGGATGGAAAGTGTCGGATATAACTCTAACGTGCatttctgtgacgatcgctccaaattcatatggacgaacacgtcattcataaatttcatagcgaggtatttgacctctatatgatacgttttgtaaacattgcattcttttgaaaaggctcaccataaatgaatatttaaatcaaaggttttcgatatctgatgatttctacatatagacaatcaccgtaaataatagtttacaatagtacttccgttgacaatacagtcaaaataagatacatggtgatgatttggtgaatgcaacgttgccttgaaaaatatgccatgtaagactccatgcacatagcttgtctaacatataagcaaacagcggaagacttctagggaacctgagaataaacatgctaacaagtgtcaacacaaaggttggtgagttcatagttttaatgttttgcataatctgtacataaaggtggatcacaagatttcagttgtttcatccagaaacgtttatcaaaatattctacgaaattgagcaccctggtaactaaacttaacgtatatgtaATTTATactgaaacgtccgcgactaatcctctcggacggaatcttcaacagttggtcccatcgcgatgatcgaatccaagtaatgtccttaacatgagcttatgcacagcggaagacttaattcatacctgagaatgacatgctttaaaacgtcaacataaagttggtgagatatataggtttgatgctagcagcgttataacaatggactacaa comes from Rutidosis leptorrhynchoides isolate AG116_Rl617_1_P2 chromosome 4, CSIRO_AGI_Rlap_v1, whole genome shotgun sequence and encodes:
- the LOC139904085 gene encoding villin-5-like isoform X1 gives rise to the protein MSVSMKEVDPAFQGAGRKPGIEVWRIENSNPVAVPEASYGKFFTGETYMILKTSPSKSGTFRYDIHYWVGKDASEGEAGIVAIKTLELDAAVGGRAVQYRELQGHESDRFLSCFKPCIIPEETEPQEHKNRMFVCKGKHVVHVQEVPLARSSLNHDAICILDSKNKIFQFNGSNTLIQERAKALEVVKYIRDTYHRSKCDMATIEDGMLMGDAEAGEFWGFFGGFAPLPKKTATNDAQSTDTFPNQLFCVNKGKAERVAADSLTKKLLDTHKCYFLDCGSEIYVWVGRSTPFDERKAANGAAEEHLRDQERPKSKIIRMIENFETVSFRSKFNSWPQPGDVVASEEGRGKVAALLKRQGLDVKGLVKGAPEKEEQQEDPEPYIDCSGTLQVWCVNGQEKSLLSETDQSKLYTGDCYIFQYTYSGDEQEECLIGTWFGKKSVTEDKDSAHSQASKMIESVKFLATQARIYEGHEPLLFKAIFQSFMILKGGLSNGYKKYISDKGLPDDTYKEDGIALFRVQGSGPENMQSIQVEPVASSLNSCYCYILHKDSLVFTWNGRQTTVDDQELAERQLDLIKPDLQTRVHKEGAESDQFWEILGGKKEYSAQKIPTETESDPHLFSCTLSKGYMKVTEIYNFDQDDLLTEDVYILDCHTSIFLWVGQEFHLKTKTQVLPIGEKFINRDVLLEKLSLQTPIFILMEASEPPFFTRFFKWDSKKAAMHGNSFQRRLSLIKDGGLSTMNLKPKKRAPVSFGGRSASEKPQRSRSVSVSSDRPRARGRSPAFNALASKFDNPGGRNLSTPPPQLNKLYAKSGGTTETGGGGGGGSFDTSRVLSKSRAIASLTASFDKPTREKLMPRSVKVSSDSTAKSELNSKVNVASSRKEPLPEKEDVKKNEAEDEEGVTVYPYDRITTSSTNPAPDIDVTKREVYLSKAEFKEKFNMTKEAFNKMPKWRQNKMKISLNLF
- the LOC139904085 gene encoding villin-5-like isoform X3, which produces MSVSMKEVDPAFQGAGRKPGIEVWRIENSNPVAVPEASYGKFFTGETYMILKTSPSKSGTFRYDIHYWVGKDASEGEAGIVAIKTLELDAAVGGRAVQYRELQGHESDRFLSCFKPCIIPEETEPQEHKNRMFVCKGKHVVHVQEVPLARSSLNHDAICILDSKNKIFQFNGSNTLIQERAKALEVVKYIRDTYHRSKCDMATIEDGMLMGDAEAGEFWGFFGGFAPLPKKTATNDAQSTDTFPNQLFCVNKGKAERVAADSLTKKLLDTHKCYFLDCGSEIYVWVGRSTPFDERKAANGAAEEHLRDQERPKSKIIRMIENFETVSFRSKFNSWPQPGDVVASEEGRGKVAALLKRQGLDVKGLVKGAPEKEEQQEDPEPYIDCSGTLQVWCVNGQEKSLLSETDQSKLYTGDCYIFQYTYSGDEQEECLIGTWFGKKSVTEDKDSAHSQASKMIESVKFLATQARIYEGHEPLLFKAIFQSFMILKGGLSNGYKKYISDKGLPDDTYKEDGIALFRVQGSGPENMQSIQVEPVASSLNSCYCYILHKDSLVFTWNGRQTTVDDQELAERQLDLIKPDLQTRVHKEGAESDQFWEILGGKKEYSAQKIPTETESDPHLFSCTLSKDDMKVTEIYNFDQDDLLTEDVYILDCHTSIFLWVGQEFHLKTKTQVLPIGEKFINRDVLLEKLSLQTPIFILMEASEPPFFTRFFKWDSKKAAMHGNSFQRRLSLIKDGGLSTMNLKPKKRAPVSFGGRSASEKPQRSRSVSVSSDRPRARGRSPAFNALASKFDNPGGRNLSTPPPQLNKLYAKSGGTTETGGGGGGGSFDTSRVLSKSRAIASLTASFDKPTREKLMPRSVKVSSDSTAKSELNSKVNVASSRKEPLPEKEDVKKNEAEDEEGVTVYPYDRITTSSTNPAPDIDVTKREVYLSKAEFKEKFNMTKEAFNKMPKWRQNKMKISLNLF
- the LOC139904085 gene encoding villin-5-like isoform X2, coding for MSVSMKEVDPAFQGAGRKPGIEVWRIENSNPVAVPEASYGKFFTGETYMILKTSPSKSGTFRYDIHYWVGKDASEGEAGIVAIKTLELDAAVGGRAVQYRELQGHESDRFLSCFKPCIIPEETEPQEHKNRMFVCKGKHVVHVQEVPLARSSLNHDAICILDSKNKIFQFNGSNTLIQERAKALEVVKYIRDTYHRSKCDMATIEDGMLMGDAEAGEFWGFFGGFAPLPKKTATNDAQSTDTFPNQLFCVNKGKAERVAADSLTKKLLDTHKCYFLDCGSEIYVWVGRSTPFDERKAANGAAEEHLRDQERPKSKIIRMIENFETVSFRSKFNSWPQPGDVVASEEGRGKVAALLKRQGLDVKGLVKGAPEKEEQQEDPEPYIDCSGTLQVWCVNGQEKSLLSETDQSKLYTGDCYIFQYTYSGDEQEECLIGTWFGKKSVTEDKDSAHSQASKMIESVKFLATQARIYEGHEPLLFKAIFQSFMILKGGLSNGYKKYISDKGLPDDTYKEDGIALFRVQGSGPENMQSIQVEPVASSLNSCYCYILHKDSLVFTWNGRQTTVDDQELAERQLDLIKPDLQTRVHKEGAESDQFWEILGGKKEYSAQKIPTETESDPHLFSCTLSKGDDMKVTEIYNFDQDDLLTEDVYILDCHTSIFLWVGQEFHLKTKTQVLPIGEKFINRDVLLEKLSLQTPIFILMEASEPPFFTRFFKWDSKKAAMHGNSFQRRLSLIKDGGLSTMNLKPKKRAPVSFGGRSASEKPQRSRSVSVSSDRPRARGRSPAFNALASKFDNPGGRNLSTPPPQLNKLYAKSGGTTETGGGGGGGSFDTSRVLSKSRAIASLTASFDKPTREKLMPRSVKVSSDSTAKSELNSKVNVASSRKEPLPEKEDVKKNEAEDEEGVTVYPYDRITTSSTNPAPDIDVTKREVYLSKAEFKEKFNMTKEAFNKMPKWRQNKMKISLNLF